The Cohnella abietis genome has a segment encoding these proteins:
- a CDS encoding ArsR/SmtB family transcription factor produces the protein MKPQGIDPMDIRSITKFLTALGDPVRLQILTLLGNVKRFNVGEISAQFEISRPAISHHLKILKDADIVESQKVGQEVYYWLSRDTVVASLRSLADAAESYSCGE, from the coding sequence ATGAAGCCACAAGGTATCGACCCTATGGATATTAGAAGCATAACGAAATTCTTGACAGCGCTCGGGGATCCGGTACGTCTTCAAATCCTAACTCTATTGGGAAATGTTAAGCGTTTCAATGTAGGAGAAATATCGGCACAGTTCGAAATAAGCAGACCAGCGATATCTCATCACTTAAAAATATTGAAGGATGCGGACATCGTCGAAAGCCAGAAGGTTGGGCAAGAGGTTTACTATTGGTTATCACGGGATACCGTCGTTGCGAGCTTAAGATCGCTTGCCGATGCTGCCGAATCATACAGCTGTGGGGAATAG
- a CDS encoding N-acyl amino acid synthase FeeM domain-containing protein, whose amino-acid sequence MKNDSAYVYSVARGKLREKAVKLHFERYLEVGFFDKGESDPYEADSVYFTAQTIQSEDAVGVTRLIFDKLDDLPTLKNFNIYDLEKARLLQLEPSRYAELSAFTKLPAHDVALGLIKTVFQYSEQVGITHWICCVDERVYNYMNRVFKFPFRTIGEAKVYLGSKSIPCVLILDEILATIKEERVPLYEYFVERQTRYLEVIQ is encoded by the coding sequence ATGAAAAACGATTCAGCGTACGTGTACAGTGTCGCAAGAGGGAAATTGCGTGAAAAAGCGGTTAAATTGCATTTTGAGCGGTATTTGGAGGTAGGATTCTTTGATAAAGGCGAATCTGATCCCTATGAAGCTGATTCTGTCTACTTCACTGCACAAACAATTCAATCTGAAGATGCTGTTGGTGTTACCCGTTTAATTTTTGATAAGCTTGATGATTTACCTACACTGAAAAACTTTAATATTTATGACCTCGAGAAAGCTAGACTCCTTCAGCTTGAGCCTAGTCGTTATGCTGAGCTAAGCGCCTTTACCAAGCTTCCCGCACACGATGTCGCACTTGGATTGATTAAAACCGTTTTTCAATATTCAGAGCAGGTAGGAATTACCCACTGGATTTGCTGCGTAGATGAAAGAGTCTATAATTATATGAACCGAGTGTTCAAATTCCCTTTCCGTACAATTGGTGAGGCGAAAGTCTATTTGGGCTCAAAATCGATACCATGTGTTCTAATTTTGGATGAAATTTTAGCGACGATTAAAGAGGAACGTGTACCGTTATATGAATATTTCGTAGAACGTCAAACTAGATACTTGGAGGTTATCCAATGA
- a CDS encoding YfiT family bacillithiol transferase yields the protein MDEIRFPIGQFEPNLNPTDEDRSYVISQIPNITLTLKSLVENLTPDQLQIPYRPNGWTIQQIVHHLADNDMNAYLRFKRALTEFEPLGNSYREDLWAELIDYKEIPVEESILLLEVLHRRLLILLNGLAPDEFNRGLRTQVLGTITLDTALQRFVWHNQHHISQIKSLMDSEGWL from the coding sequence GTGGATGAAATACGTTTTCCAATCGGTCAATTCGAACCAAATCTAAATCCAACTGATGAAGATAGAAGCTACGTTATAAGTCAAATCCCTAATATTACATTAACTCTTAAAAGTCTTGTGGAGAACCTTACACCTGACCAGCTCCAGATTCCCTATCGTCCTAACGGCTGGACCATTCAGCAAATCGTGCATCACTTGGCTGATAACGATATGAACGCGTACTTACGATTCAAGAGGGCACTAACCGAGTTTGAGCCTTTGGGGAACTCTTATCGGGAAGATTTATGGGCAGAGCTAATCGATTACAAGGAAATTCCAGTAGAGGAGTCAATTTTACTTCTTGAGGTGCTCCATAGAAGGCTGCTGATTTTACTTAATGGATTGGCACCAGATGAGTTTAATAGAGGATTAAGAACTCAAGTGTTAGGTACAATTACGCTAGATACTGCGCTCCAAAGGTTTGTTTGGCATAATCAGCATCACATTTCTCAAATCAAATCTTTAATGGATAGCGAGGGCTGGTTATGA
- the spoIIP gene encoding stage II sporulation protein P, with translation MFIRKTILSGAALAMLLFVAYDPAYAVPLSDSPPTVETSVESEQINLKASIPANAVVNIVEVTNLRSGPGLEYDIVGKAKPGDSFPVVGFEGEWHQVTLASGDTAYVASWVVKVDVPPIPFVNIVENTNLRSGPGLDFSILSKARAGDTFQIVSTEGDWYQVALPSGDAAYVASWVVKTNLDQKESTKKVFIYHTHNRESWKNVARNTKGTSFDDPTVNITMVGKRVGEALQKRGIQTLVGEDDYAQKLKEQNLGYSRSYAESRKSVYKAIEAYPSLAYFFDIHRDANVARKTTTATIKGKSYARILFVIGTAHPNYAANKKLAEELNKRLNKKYPGLSRGVLSKSAHQGNGEYNQSISSGSLLMEFGGVNNTLEESLLTAEVFSEVFADYYESIK, from the coding sequence TTGTTTATACGTAAAACAATACTGAGCGGAGCCGCTCTAGCGATGTTACTATTCGTTGCGTACGATCCAGCGTATGCAGTTCCTTTATCTGATTCGCCGCCTACAGTAGAGACTAGTGTGGAGAGCGAGCAGATTAATCTAAAAGCTTCTATTCCTGCGAATGCCGTTGTTAATATTGTAGAAGTTACAAACCTACGAAGTGGTCCAGGGCTTGAGTATGATATTGTAGGCAAGGCAAAGCCAGGAGATTCATTTCCCGTCGTCGGATTTGAGGGAGAGTGGCATCAAGTCACGCTTGCGAGCGGCGATACCGCATATGTTGCTAGTTGGGTTGTAAAAGTTGATGTGCCGCCTATCCCATTCGTTAACATTGTAGAGAATACCAATCTACGGAGCGGTCCGGGGCTTGATTTTAGTATTTTGAGCAAGGCTAGGGCTGGAGATACTTTTCAAATCGTGAGTACTGAAGGAGATTGGTATCAAGTGGCGCTCCCGAGTGGTGATGCTGCGTACGTTGCCAGTTGGGTGGTAAAAACAAATCTTGATCAAAAAGAATCGACAAAAAAGGTTTTCATCTATCATACTCATAATCGAGAATCATGGAAAAATGTTGCTCGCAATACGAAAGGGACTTCCTTCGACGATCCTACAGTGAACATTACGATGGTAGGCAAGCGTGTGGGAGAGGCTCTACAAAAAAGAGGAATCCAGACATTAGTTGGAGAAGACGATTATGCCCAAAAGCTGAAAGAGCAAAATTTAGGCTACTCCCGCTCATACGCTGAGTCTCGTAAAAGCGTCTACAAAGCGATAGAAGCTTATCCATCTTTGGCTTATTTCTTTGATATTCATCGCGATGCCAATGTTGCACGTAAAACTACAACAGCGACAATTAAAGGTAAATCGTATGCACGAATTTTGTTCGTCATCGGAACAGCTCATCCTAATTATGCAGCAAACAAAAAATTGGCCGAGGAATTAAACAAAAGGCTAAACAAGAAATATCCAGGATTGTCCCGTGGTGTGCTTTCCAAAAGTGCTCATCAAGGGAATGGAGAGTATAACCAATCCATCTCTTCAGGCAGCTTACTAATGGAGTTCGGGGGCGTGAACAATACGCTAGAAGAGAGCTTGCTTACCGCGGAGGTTTTCTCGGAAGTTTTTGCTGATTATTACGAATCAATAAAATGA
- a CDS encoding ThiF family adenylyltransferase, protein MIKEQFVRNLGIMSEEDINKLQQTTIAIAGCGCIGGFSAELLARMGIGRVVLADPDTFDLSNINRQCAATHLTIGMSKVTALKNHLLAINPDLEIIEYPAGINEHNVDDFLQGVDYVIDAIDYFAFPEAVALHRAARSNGLHVITAVALGFGTTVLTFAPDGMTMEQLAGVPEEISIEDLRGTTFPPSGYADQLPSYVTMENVQQWLINRTIPTISVGQALGPGVLVSQLVLHLLGRKQPLLVPDSFQLQFEA, encoded by the coding sequence ATGATTAAAGAACAATTTGTACGTAACCTAGGAATTATGTCTGAAGAGGATATTAACAAGCTCCAGCAAACTACAATTGCCATAGCTGGATGCGGCTGCATTGGCGGGTTTTCAGCTGAGTTATTAGCAAGGATGGGAATCGGACGAGTCGTTCTGGCTGACCCTGATACCTTTGATCTATCCAATATTAATCGTCAATGCGCGGCAACCCATCTTACTATCGGAATGTCTAAAGTGACAGCACTGAAAAATCATCTACTTGCTATCAACCCTGACCTAGAAATCATCGAATATCCCGCTGGGATTAATGAGCACAACGTGGACGATTTCTTACAGGGTGTCGATTACGTCATTGACGCTATCGATTACTTTGCCTTTCCTGAAGCGGTAGCTTTACATCGTGCAGCTCGCAGCAATGGTTTGCATGTCATAACTGCCGTTGCATTAGGGTTTGGAACTACTGTGCTTACATTTGCGCCAGATGGGATGACTATGGAGCAGCTAGCAGGAGTACCGGAGGAGATATCAATAGAGGATCTGAGAGGCACTACATTCCCGCCATCAGGGTATGCTGATCAACTGCCTTCCTATGTTACGATGGAAAATGTGCAGCAATGGCTTATCAATCGTACGATTCCAACCATTAGCGTAGGACAAGCTCTAGGACCAGGCGTTCTAGTATCGCAATTGGTTCTTCATCTGCTTGGCAGAAAACAGCCCTTATTAGTGCCGGATTCTTTCCAGCTCCAATTCGAAGCTTAA
- a CDS encoding AraC family transcriptional regulator, producing the protein MYIKEININLCAYSKHNEPFRQEYKNGLDTYIIRLQMEGISQVLIDGEIVDIMPGDLLLFKPGDLYELRIGTAGEPVKTSGDYFILCKGEGMDEWWGQKWRPTRTKIAENERIKGLWHQLSMENRRLNGGNPELMSLLAHSLLLLLDRAIEEAPSAQSLSAFHALKMRNYIEENAASTLRLQDIAGHAGLSVSRAVHLFKIHFGVSTMQYVQQLRLSHALQLLDYSLMSLEQIAVDVGFGSYTYFHRIFRATYGVSPGAYRRKSSIE; encoded by the coding sequence ATGTATATTAAGGAAATAAATATTAATTTATGCGCATATTCCAAACATAACGAGCCCTTTAGACAAGAGTATAAGAATGGACTCGATACCTATATTATCCGATTGCAGATGGAAGGAATAAGTCAGGTGCTCATAGATGGGGAAATCGTCGACATTATGCCTGGGGATTTACTATTATTCAAGCCTGGAGATCTCTATGAGCTTAGGATTGGGACAGCAGGAGAGCCTGTGAAAACTAGCGGCGATTATTTCATTTTGTGCAAGGGGGAGGGAATGGACGAATGGTGGGGGCAGAAGTGGAGGCCGACACGAACGAAGATTGCAGAGAATGAGCGTATTAAAGGGTTATGGCATCAATTAAGCATGGAAAATAGAAGACTAAACGGCGGGAATCCTGAGCTTATGTCCTTGCTTGCCCATTCGCTTCTGTTACTACTGGATCGCGCTATTGAAGAGGCTCCTTCTGCACAATCCTTGTCTGCTTTTCATGCGCTTAAGATGAGGAATTATATTGAGGAAAATGCGGCTTCCACTCTTAGGCTTCAGGATATCGCTGGTCATGCGGGACTCAGTGTATCACGTGCAGTGCATTTGTTCAAAATTCATTTTGGTGTTTCCACGATGCAGTACGTCCAGCAATTGAGATTGTCCCATGCGCTGCAATTGCTTGATTATAGTCTGATGTCACTTGAGCAGATTGCAGTCGACGTGGGCTTTGGCAGCTATACCTATTTTCATCGTATTTTCCGTGCCACATATGGTGTTTCTCCCGGAGCGTATAGAAGGAAGTCATCGATAGAGTAG
- a CDS encoding glycoside hydrolase family 30 protein → MNHRKIRLIQTSQNTGDRLTEQAPLYFQKDEKGVENQLLQVYDDLTYQKIVGFGGAITEASAVTAAKLGEANQKKIIDAYFDADNGIGYTLCRTHINSCDFSLGNYAYVEEEDPSLSSFDISRDKETLIPYIQQAAATAGEDFLLYASPWSPPAWMKTNGEMNNGGKLKPEYREAWAQYYVKFIQAYEAEGLPVWGLTVQNEAKAVQIWDSCIYSAEEERDFVRDYLGPALEAADLSRIRLMIWDHNKERVYDRAKTAFLDEVAAKYIWGIGFHWYSGDHFEALSAVHDRFPDKQLVFTEGCHEGGVQLGSWKSGERYAHDIIGNLNNWMSGWTDWNIVLDEQGGPNHVGNFCDAPIIADTQTDSLTYQSSYYYIGHFSKYIRPGAVRIGYSKYTDKLEITAFKNTDGTAVIVVLNRTDEELPYIVSNNDELAEAVIPAHSIQTLLFPCS, encoded by the coding sequence ATGAATCACAGGAAAATAAGACTGATTCAGACAAGTCAGAATACAGGCGACCGCCTAACCGAGCAGGCTCCACTGTACTTCCAGAAAGACGAAAAAGGCGTAGAGAATCAACTGCTTCAGGTTTATGACGATTTAACCTATCAGAAAATTGTCGGTTTCGGTGGAGCCATTACAGAAGCTTCAGCAGTTACTGCTGCAAAGCTAGGCGAAGCTAACCAGAAAAAAATTATTGATGCATACTTCGATGCGGACAATGGCATAGGCTATACTCTTTGCCGTACGCATATCAATAGCTGTGATTTCTCACTTGGTAATTACGCATACGTCGAGGAAGAGGACCCTTCTCTCTCGAGCTTTGATATTAGCCGGGATAAGGAAACACTTATTCCTTACATTCAGCAAGCAGCAGCAACTGCCGGAGAAGATTTTCTCTTATACGCTTCTCCTTGGAGCCCGCCCGCATGGATGAAGACAAATGGCGAGATGAACAATGGCGGTAAGCTAAAGCCGGAATACCGCGAAGCATGGGCCCAATATTACGTTAAATTTATTCAGGCATATGAAGCAGAAGGCTTGCCTGTATGGGGATTGACCGTTCAGAACGAAGCAAAAGCTGTACAGATCTGGGATTCCTGTATTTACAGCGCTGAAGAAGAACGTGATTTCGTCCGGGATTATCTTGGGCCTGCACTCGAAGCGGCTGACCTTTCCCGTATTCGTCTCATGATTTGGGATCACAATAAGGAAAGAGTGTATGATCGTGCCAAAACAGCTTTCCTTGACGAGGTAGCGGCTAAATATATTTGGGGAATCGGTTTCCACTGGTACTCCGGAGATCACTTTGAAGCGTTATCCGCTGTTCACGATCGGTTCCCAGATAAGCAGCTTGTCTTTACCGAAGGTTGCCATGAAGGTGGCGTACAGCTAGGATCTTGGAAAAGTGGCGAACGCTACGCTCACGACATCATTGGAAACTTGAACAACTGGATGTCAGGGTGGACCGACTGGAATATCGTGTTGGATGAGCAAGGCGGTCCCAATCACGTTGGAAACTTCTGCGACGCGCCTATCATTGCCGATACCCAAACGGATTCTCTGACTTATCAAAGCTCCTATTACTACATTGGACATTTCAGCAAATATATTCGTCCAGGTGCGGTTAGAATCGGCTACTCTAAATATACGGACAAACTAGAAATAACAGCATTCAAAAATACGGATGGAACTGCAGTCATTGTCGTACTTAATCGTACCGATGAGGAGCTTCCTTATATCGTTAGTAACAACGACGAGCTAGCAGAAGCGGTTATTCCTGCTCACTCGATTCAGACGTTGCTATTCCCTTGCTCTTGA
- a CDS encoding SDR family oxidoreductase: MMKGKVCMVTGANQGMGKAASLELAKLGATVIMVCRNERSGREAQKEIKRQSGNDSVELMIADLASQQSVRSMVQDFDSKFDKLHVLVNNAGGLFADKQSLLNEDGVEMNIAVNHLGSFLLTNLLLDKLIASKSGRIVNFSSMVMSKTLNMKTYKGEETAAPMKMYGQSKLAMIMSGYALVRRLEGTGVTVNALHPGFVKTESAMKSIPKFLRPVIGLFALSPEQGTKTAIYLVTSPELEGVTGKYYVNSKEKPSVPVSYDESKQESVWSYSAKLTGLA; the protein is encoded by the coding sequence ATGATGAAGGGTAAAGTCTGTATGGTAACTGGAGCTAACCAAGGAATGGGTAAGGCAGCTTCGCTTGAATTGGCTAAGCTGGGAGCAACAGTCATTATGGTATGCCGGAACGAACGGAGCGGACGGGAAGCGCAGAAGGAAATTAAGCGTCAATCGGGGAATGATTCTGTTGAGCTTATGATTGCCGATCTAGCGTCTCAACAATCAGTCCGCAGTATGGTGCAGGATTTCGATAGTAAGTTCGATAAGCTTCATGTTCTGGTTAACAACGCCGGGGGATTATTTGCCGATAAGCAATCGCTGTTAAATGAAGATGGTGTTGAAATGAACATCGCCGTTAATCATTTAGGCAGCTTTTTGCTGACGAATTTGCTGTTAGACAAATTGATTGCAAGCAAATCCGGGCGTATCGTCAACTTCTCGTCTATGGTCATGTCGAAGACATTAAACATGAAGACATACAAGGGAGAAGAAACGGCTGCACCTATGAAAATGTACGGACAATCCAAGCTGGCTATGATAATGAGCGGATATGCATTGGTCAGAAGACTTGAGGGAACAGGGGTGACGGTTAATGCATTACATCCCGGGTTCGTCAAAACAGAAAGCGCAATGAAATCTATTCCTAAGTTTCTACGGCCAGTCATTGGACTATTCGCACTGTCGCCTGAGCAGGGAACCAAGACGGCTATCTACTTGGTCACCTCTCCGGAACTAGAGGGAGTTACGGGCAAATACTATGTTAATTCGAAGGAAAAGCCTTCCGTGCCTGTTTCTTATGATGAGAGCAAACAAGAAAGTGTATGGAGTTACAGCGCTAAGCTGACTGGACTAGCTTAA
- a CDS encoding GNAT family N-acetyltransferase, translating into MILFQENEISIRTLESEDADLLVKWLSDPTVLEYYEGRDRPHDMGLVKEHFYEDVEEITQCIVLYKSTEIGYIQFYEIDEEEIEKYEYKEFTGKIYGMDQFIGETEYWNQGIGSRLIHLAVRYLINEKSANKIVMDPQAWNTRALRVYEKNGFIKKKYLEKNEWHEGEYRDCWLIEYEVDKN; encoded by the coding sequence ATGATTCTATTTCAAGAAAATGAAATTAGTATTAGAACACTCGAATCTGAAGATGCAGATTTACTCGTTAAATGGTTGTCTGATCCCACTGTGCTGGAATACTATGAAGGCCGTGATCGTCCACACGATATGGGCTTAGTTAAGGAACATTTTTATGAAGATGTGGAAGAAATAACGCAGTGCATAGTGCTATATAAATCAACTGAGATTGGCTATATTCAGTTCTATGAAATAGACGAAGAAGAAATTGAAAAATATGAGTACAAAGAGTTTACAGGTAAAATCTATGGAATGGATCAATTCATAGGCGAAACTGAATATTGGAACCAAGGAATTGGTTCGCGTTTAATTCATTTAGCAGTTAGGTACCTTATTAATGAAAAGTCAGCCAATAAAATAGTAATGGATCCTCAAGCTTGGAATACAAGAGCTCTGCGTGTTTATGAAAAGAATGGATTTATAAAGAAGAAATATCTAGAAAAGAACGAGTGGCACGAAGGAGAATACCGAGACTGCTGGCTTATTGAATACGAAGTAGATAAGAACTGA
- the bglX gene encoding beta-glucosidase BglX, which produces MTQHKWTTPEIRKRAEELLAQMSLEDKAGQMTQYDWGFNPINPETGLSQRDVLLEQISEGRVGSIFNISGVEEANQLQKLVLEKTSSAIPLLIGRDVIHGYRTVFPITLGQASAWNPELARQTAAAASREAHADGVSWVFAPMIDVTRDPRWGRIAESLGEDPYLTTEYAKAWVEGAQTNDGPGLAVASCPKHFAGYGLTEAGRDYNTVDLSDRVLREVILPPFKEAVESGALSIMASFNEINGIPVCANRYLLTTILREEWGFEGIAVSDYNSIQELIVHGVAADEEEACLISIKAGLDMDMSSGIYIRYLPKLVREGKISEQLVDQAVLRILAVKLKLGLFEHPFIEASDYVTTGALPEAHLALARQSARESIVLLRNERNLLPLNKAALSLAVIGPLADSRQDPLGCWAADGRPDDVVTVLDGIKSAVGANTTIHYAAGCDLTSQSEAGFAEALDAIHKSDIVVMALGETFEMSGEARCRTDLDLPGGQRKLVEAAAALGKPIVVLLLSGRPLTIPWLLEKADSIVQTWHLGVQSGHAIADILFGDYNPSGRLTATFPQNVGQIPIYYYRKKTGRPPGGIYTSYYIDSTTEPLYPFGYGLSYTSFKYESIACKENQISKDDSLHVSIDVTNTGSLSGEEVVQCYIRDESASVTQPLKKLIAFRKIKLNPGETATVEFQIKSSSLAIIDADMNLTVEPGYFTLWVGPNSSEGESLRFNVVD; this is translated from the coding sequence ATGACTCAACATAAATGGACTACACCTGAAATTCGCAAGCGGGCAGAGGAATTACTTGCCCAAATGTCACTGGAAGATAAAGCGGGTCAGATGACTCAATATGATTGGGGATTCAATCCGATTAATCCGGAAACGGGCCTTTCCCAGCGTGATGTTCTTCTAGAGCAAATCTCTGAGGGCAGGGTAGGATCGATTTTCAATATATCCGGAGTCGAAGAAGCTAATCAGCTTCAGAAGCTTGTGTTAGAGAAAACCTCTAGTGCAATTCCGCTACTCATAGGCCGAGATGTTATTCATGGCTATCGAACGGTATTTCCGATTACGCTTGGACAAGCTTCGGCATGGAACCCAGAGCTTGCTAGACAGACTGCCGCTGCGGCTTCACGTGAGGCACATGCTGACGGTGTATCTTGGGTATTCGCACCCATGATCGATGTAACTCGTGATCCCCGTTGGGGCAGAATCGCCGAAAGTCTCGGTGAAGATCCTTATCTGACAACGGAATATGCTAAGGCTTGGGTGGAAGGTGCTCAGACAAATGACGGTCCTGGTCTAGCTGTAGCCAGCTGTCCTAAGCATTTCGCAGGCTATGGATTAACTGAAGCTGGTCGGGATTACAACACGGTTGATCTATCCGATCGCGTGCTGCGCGAAGTGATATTGCCTCCTTTCAAGGAAGCAGTGGAGTCTGGAGCGCTTAGCATTATGGCTTCATTTAATGAGATTAATGGTATACCGGTCTGTGCCAACCGTTATTTGCTTACAACGATTTTACGCGAAGAGTGGGGTTTCGAAGGTATTGCCGTCAGTGATTACAATTCCATTCAGGAGCTAATCGTTCATGGTGTTGCTGCTGATGAAGAAGAGGCCTGTTTAATTAGTATCAAAGCCGGACTCGACATGGACATGTCTTCAGGCATCTATATTCGTTATCTTCCTAAGCTAGTGCGCGAGGGTAAAATTTCTGAACAGCTCGTCGACCAAGCAGTACTGCGGATACTAGCTGTTAAGCTGAAGCTCGGATTATTCGAGCATCCGTTCATAGAGGCTAGCGATTATGTGACAACTGGAGCCCTTCCTGAAGCACATCTGGCTCTTGCAAGACAATCAGCTAGGGAATCGATCGTATTGCTACGCAATGAACGTAATCTGTTGCCACTGAATAAAGCAGCCTTGTCTCTCGCTGTCATTGGTCCGTTAGCCGATAGCCGTCAAGATCCGCTCGGGTGCTGGGCAGCCGATGGTCGTCCTGATGATGTTGTCACTGTACTGGATGGCATAAAGAGTGCAGTTGGTGCTAACACAACTATCCATTATGCTGCGGGCTGCGACCTGACTTCTCAATCAGAAGCTGGCTTTGCCGAGGCACTAGATGCCATTCATAAATCAGATATCGTCGTTATGGCGCTTGGAGAAACCTTCGAGATGAGTGGCGAGGCTCGCTGCAGAACCGATCTCGATCTGCCAGGCGGTCAACGCAAGCTTGTTGAAGCCGCTGCTGCGCTAGGTAAACCAATAGTAGTCTTGCTATTAAGTGGCCGTCCTTTGACTATTCCTTGGCTGCTTGAGAAAGCGGACTCCATCGTCCAGACTTGGCATCTCGGTGTGCAAAGTGGTCACGCGATTGCCGATATTCTGTTCGGTGATTACAATCCAAGTGGACGTTTGACAGCCACTTTCCCGCAAAATGTCGGTCAAATTCCGATTTATTACTACCGTAAGAAAACAGGGCGTCCTCCAGGAGGAATCTACACCTCCTACTATATTGACAGTACTACCGAGCCTCTGTATCCGTTCGGCTATGGTCTCAGCTACACCTCGTTCAAATATGAGTCCATTGCTTGCAAGGAAAATCAGATTAGCAAGGATGATTCATTACATGTCTCTATCGATGTAACTAACACGGGCAGTCTCTCAGGAGAAGAAGTCGTCCAATGCTACATCCGTGACGAAAGCGCGAGCGTTACGCAGCCGCTTAAGAAGCTGATCGCCTTCCGTAAAATCAAGCTCAACCCTGGCGAGACGGCTACTGTTGAATTCCAAATTAAGTCTTCCTCACTTGCCATTATTGACGCTGACATGAATTTGACTGTCGAGCCTGGATATTTCACTCTCTGGGTCGGACCGAATTCCTCTGAAGGTGAATCCTTGCGCTTTAATGTTGTAGATTAA
- a CDS encoding alpha/beta fold hydrolase, with protein sequence MPLIDMPLEELKVYQGVNPRPADFDAYWDRAIAEMRAVDANVELVPSKFQTPQADCFDLYFTGVRGARIHAMYVRPKNVSEPHPAVVQFHGYSGNAGDWCDKLAYASLGYSVLALDARGQGGLSEDTGGVKGNTLNGHIIRGLDDHPDNLLFRHIYLDTAQLAGIALELPEVDPERVYAVGGSQGGALTIACAALEPRIKKLAPVFPFLCDYKRTWQMDLAKDAYAELRTYFRQFDPLHEREDEIFEKLGYIDLQFLANRIRGDVLFFVGLMDTVCPPSTQFAAYNKMTAPKQLVVYPDFGHEHLPGVTDRTIQFFLD encoded by the coding sequence ATGCCGCTAATTGATATGCCTCTAGAAGAGCTTAAAGTTTACCAAGGAGTTAATCCCCGTCCTGCGGATTTTGATGCCTATTGGGATCGGGCAATCGCGGAGATGCGTGCGGTTGATGCTAATGTTGAGCTTGTGCCTAGCAAATTTCAAACCCCTCAAGCTGATTGCTTTGATCTCTATTTTACCGGAGTTCGTGGAGCTCGCATTCATGCTATGTATGTACGTCCGAAAAATGTATCTGAGCCACATCCGGCTGTTGTGCAGTTCCATGGCTATTCAGGGAATGCGGGAGACTGGTGTGACAAGTTGGCTTATGCATCTCTAGGCTACTCGGTGCTTGCTTTGGATGCTCGAGGTCAAGGCGGCTTATCTGAGGATACCGGCGGTGTTAAAGGGAATACGTTAAATGGACACATTATTCGCGGCTTGGATGATCATCCAGACAATCTATTATTCCGCCATATTTATCTAGACACGGCACAACTGGCCGGTATTGCTCTTGAATTGCCGGAAGTCGATCCGGAGCGCGTCTATGCGGTTGGTGGCTCGCAGGGCGGTGCACTTACGATTGCTTGCGCGGCACTGGAGCCAAGAATAAAGAAGCTAGCACCTGTATTTCCGTTCCTGTGCGATTATAAACGAACGTGGCAGATGGATCTAGCGAAGGATGCTTATGCGGAGCTGCGTACTTATTTCCGTCAATTCGATCCTTTACACGAGCGTGAGGACGAAATTTTCGAGAAGCTCGGTTATATCGATCTGCAATTTCTAGCTAATCGAATTCGCGGAGATGTTTTGTTTTTCGTTGGCCTTATGGATACGGTATGCCCGCCATCCACACAGTTCGCGGCATATAATAAGATGACAGCTCCGAAGCAGTTGGTCGTATATCCGGATTTCGGCCACGAGCATTTGCCTGGCGTAACTGATCGTACTATTCAATTTTTCTTGGACTAA